A single window of Vibrio sp. SCSIO 43137 DNA harbors:
- the tolC gene encoding outer membrane channel protein TolC: MKKLLPLIISMSLSSVATYSYADDLASIYNLAKENDPTLLRTAAERDAAFEAVNSSRSTLLPQINLTANYDINRSDTDSRESNQFAAGVSFTQELYKRSSWISLETAEKKARQSDANYAAEQQSLILRVSKAYFEVLRAQDNLEFVRAEKAAVARQLEQTKQRFEVGLSAITDVHDAQAQYDSVLASEVGSENNLTNSYEALREITGQEHTDLSILDTERFSTSKTKETPQQLLEQAQNENLSLLTARIAKDIAKDAISQADSGHLPTLTLDGRYGFTDQTQSAQDYDANDFNIGLNLAVPLYTGGNITSQVKQAEYNYVAASETLEASYRKVVTTVRSSNNNINATIGTIRAYEQSVISAKSALEATEAGFDVGTRTIVDVLDSTRRLYDANRNLSNARYNYVTNVLELRQAVGTLSEQDILDINAGLKAVN, translated from the coding sequence ATGAAAAAGCTGCTACCTTTAATCATCAGCATGTCACTAAGCAGTGTGGCAACATATTCTTATGCCGATGATCTTGCAAGTATCTATAATTTAGCAAAAGAAAACGATCCGACACTGTTACGCACAGCTGCTGAACGCGATGCCGCCTTTGAAGCTGTGAATTCCAGCCGCAGTACTTTACTGCCGCAAATCAATCTGACGGCCAACTATGATATCAATCGTAGTGACACAGATAGCCGTGAGAGCAACCAGTTTGCTGCTGGTGTTAGCTTTACTCAGGAGCTGTATAAGCGCTCAAGCTGGATTTCACTGGAAACAGCAGAGAAAAAAGCGCGTCAATCCGATGCAAACTATGCCGCCGAGCAACAAAGCCTGATTCTCCGTGTATCAAAAGCGTATTTTGAAGTGCTTCGTGCTCAGGATAATCTTGAGTTTGTCCGTGCAGAAAAAGCCGCGGTTGCCCGTCAGTTAGAGCAGACAAAGCAACGTTTTGAGGTTGGTCTTTCTGCTATCACGGACGTACATGATGCTCAGGCACAGTATGACTCAGTGTTGGCCAGCGAAGTGGGTAGTGAAAACAACCTGACCAACAGCTATGAAGCCCTAAGAGAGATCACCGGTCAGGAACACACGGATCTGAGCATTCTGGATACTGAACGTTTCTCTACCTCTAAAACTAAAGAGACACCTCAGCAACTGCTGGAGCAGGCTCAGAACGAAAACCTGTCTCTGCTGACTGCACGAATTGCCAAAGATATTGCTAAAGACGCTATTTCTCAGGCGGATTCCGGTCACCTGCCTACGCTGACACTTGATGGTCGCTATGGCTTTACTGATCAGACTCAAAGCGCCCAGGATTATGACGCTAATGATTTTAACATCGGCTTGAACCTGGCTGTTCCTCTGTATACCGGCGGAAATATTACCTCGCAGGTCAAACAGGCTGAATACAACTATGTTGCTGCCAGTGAGACGTTAGAAGCCAGCTACCGTAAAGTGGTGACAACGGTTCGCAGCTCAAACAATAACATCAATGCCACCATTGGTACTATCCGCGCTTATGAGCAGTCTGTTATTTCGGCAAAATCTGCCCTTGAAGCAACAGAAGCTGGTTTTGATGTAGGTACGCGTACTATTGTTGATGTGCTGGACTCTACCCGTCGTCTGTATGACGCTAACCGTAACCTGTCTAACGCGCGCTACAACTACGTTACTAACGTATTAGAGCTGCGTCAGGCTGTTGGTACTCTGAGTGAGCAGGATATTCTGGATATTAACGCAGGACTTAAAGCGGTTAACTAA
- the yqiA gene encoding esterase YqiA, which translates to MMKGSLLLYIHGFNSSPKSLKANIMKEFCQQNRDDIKVIIPQMPCFPEDAKALLAQIVEQYGGDYNIGLVGSSLGGYYSTWLNHVYGLKAVVVNPAVRPYELLLDYLGEQTNPYTGEKYILTEQHIDDLKGMGVPVIEQPEDFWLLQQKGDELLDYRQAVSKYQDGRQTVEEGGDHSFIDFERFPAEIIRFLGL; encoded by the coding sequence CTGATGAAAGGCTCTCTTCTTCTCTATATACATGGTTTCAATAGCTCACCGAAGTCATTAAAAGCCAATATAATGAAAGAGTTCTGTCAGCAAAATCGTGATGATATCAAGGTTATCATTCCGCAAATGCCCTGCTTTCCTGAAGATGCAAAAGCACTACTGGCTCAGATTGTTGAGCAGTATGGCGGCGATTACAATATCGGTCTTGTGGGCAGCTCGCTGGGGGGGTATTACAGTACATGGCTAAACCATGTTTACGGGCTGAAAGCCGTTGTAGTCAACCCGGCAGTAAGACCCTATGAGCTGCTGCTTGATTACCTTGGTGAGCAGACCAACCCTTACACCGGTGAGAAATATATCTTAACGGAACAGCATATTGATGATCTGAAGGGGATGGGTGTGCCAGTAATCGAGCAACCTGAAGATTTTTGGTTACTTCAGCAAAAAGGCGATGAGCTGCTGGATTACCGGCAGGCGGTAAGTAAGTACCAGGACGGCAGGCAGACCGTTGAAGAAGGGGGCGATCATAGCTTTATTGATTTTGAGCGCTTCCCGGCTGAAATAATCCGTTTTTTAGGGCTTTAA
- the nudF gene encoding ADP-ribose diphosphatase: protein MKAQYTPKDVEIISKERLFRGFFQMVKYTFKHRLFAGGWSEPIERELFERGHAAALLPYDPVKDQVVLVEQIRVGALEHQNPWQLEIVAGIMDADESVEQLVKREAMEEAGVEVSHIVPVTSYYPSAGGCSERLDVFVGQVDSSAAGGVHGLEYENEDIRVHVFSRKEAYQMVKNGKIENGASIIALQWLELNREELLSQWQK from the coding sequence ATGAAAGCTCAATATACACCTAAAGATGTCGAAATTATCTCAAAGGAGAGGTTATTCCGAGGTTTCTTTCAGATGGTTAAATATACATTTAAGCACAGATTGTTCGCCGGCGGCTGGAGTGAGCCGATAGAAAGAGAATTATTTGAGCGAGGTCATGCTGCAGCGCTGCTTCCTTACGATCCGGTAAAGGATCAGGTTGTTTTAGTTGAACAAATTCGCGTCGGCGCTTTAGAACATCAGAACCCTTGGCAATTGGAAATTGTTGCCGGGATAATGGATGCCGATGAGTCTGTAGAACAGCTTGTAAAAAGGGAGGCGATGGAAGAAGCCGGAGTTGAGGTTAGTCATATTGTTCCCGTGACCAGCTACTACCCTTCTGCCGGAGGCTGTTCTGAGCGGCTGGATGTATTTGTCGGACAGGTCGATTCATCCGCTGCCGGTGGTGTTCACGGACTCGAATATGAAAATGAAGATATTCGCGTACATGTTTTCAGCCGCAAAGAAGCGTATCAGATGGTGAAAAACGGAAAAATTGAGAATGGTGCCTCAATTATTGCTTTACAATGGCTGGAGTTAAACCGAGAAGAATTACTATCCCAATGGCAAAAATAG
- a CDS encoding DUF1249 family protein, translating into MAKIATSKPYHVDLAGLMRIYETNYAKLNALLPSQPQVGDVRSYQVAAMAYQLEVSEITKYTTLIDVSQCDEVPVFPLPKMTVRLYHDARVAEVCASEQISRVQARYDYPNKKMMQKDEKFQLNQFLSDWLSFCLRHGISRAPIF; encoded by the coding sequence ATGGCAAAAATAGCAACGAGTAAGCCGTATCATGTCGACCTGGCTGGTCTGATGCGTATATATGAAACTAACTATGCAAAACTAAATGCACTTCTGCCTAGTCAGCCTCAGGTGGGCGATGTACGTTCGTATCAGGTTGCAGCCATGGCGTATCAGCTGGAAGTAAGTGAGATCACCAAGTACACCACACTTATCGATGTTAGCCAGTGTGATGAAGTTCCTGTTTTTCCCCTGCCGAAGATGACGGTAAGGCTCTATCATGATGCCCGGGTTGCGGAAGTGTGTGCCAGCGAGCAGATCTCAAGGGTACAAGCTCGTTATGATTACCCAAATAAAAAAATGATGCAGAAAGATGAAAAATTTCAGTTGAATCAGTTCTTAAGTGACTGGTTATCTTTCTGTCTGAGACATGGGATTAGCCGAGCTCCCATTTTTTAA
- the parE gene encoding DNA topoisomerase IV subunit B, producing the protein MTEQYNAGAIEVLNGLEPVRRRPGMYTDTARPNHLGQEVIDNSVDEALAGYASKVQVILHADQSLEVIDDGRGMPVDIHPEEKVSGVELILCKLHAGGKFSNKNYQFSGGLHGVGISVVNALSKRVEVKVKRDGQVYDIAFEHGEKVSDLQVVGTCGRRNKGTSVHFWPDAQYFDSANFSVSRLVNNLRAKAVLCPGLEITFTDKVNGNEHKWHYEDGLKDYLAEGVKGYTVLPEEPFTGEFKAETEAASWAIIWQPEGGDQITESYVNLIPTALGGTHVNGLRQGLLDAMREFCEFRNLLPRGVKLTGDDVFDRCSYVLSIKMQDPQFAGQTKERLSSRQCAAFVSGVVKDAFSLWLNEKPQIAELMAEMCIANAHRRMRASKKVVRKKIASGPALPGKLTDCSVQDLNRTELFLVEGDSAGGSAKQARDREFQAIMPLRGKILNTWEVSADQVLASQEVHNISVALGIDPDSDNLESLRYGKVCILADADSDGLHIATLLCALFTRHFRALVEAGHVYVAMPPLYRIDCGKEVFYALDDEEKEGILERLSKKKAKINVQRFKGLGEMNPLQLRETTMDPNTRRLVQLTIDDDELTNEVMDMLLGKKRADDRRTWLQTNGDLAEV; encoded by the coding sequence ATGACTGAACAATATAATGCTGGAGCCATTGAGGTTCTTAATGGCTTAGAGCCGGTACGTCGCCGCCCGGGGATGTATACGGATACCGCACGCCCTAACCACCTCGGACAGGAAGTCATCGATAATAGTGTCGATGAAGCACTGGCAGGCTATGCCTCAAAAGTACAAGTTATTCTCCATGCCGATCAATCACTGGAAGTGATCGATGACGGCCGTGGTATGCCTGTTGATATTCACCCGGAAGAGAAAGTCTCCGGTGTTGAGCTTATTCTGTGTAAGCTGCATGCCGGTGGTAAGTTCTCCAATAAAAACTATCAGTTTTCAGGTGGTCTGCACGGGGTAGGAATCTCTGTAGTAAACGCCCTGTCCAAACGTGTTGAAGTGAAAGTAAAACGGGATGGTCAGGTTTACGATATTGCCTTTGAACACGGTGAGAAAGTCTCTGATTTGCAAGTGGTTGGTACCTGCGGCCGTCGTAATAAAGGCACCAGTGTACACTTCTGGCCTGATGCCCAGTATTTTGATTCCGCTAACTTTTCTGTTTCCCGTTTAGTTAACAATCTGCGGGCAAAAGCGGTGCTGTGCCCGGGGCTGGAGATTACCTTTACCGATAAAGTAAACGGTAACGAACATAAATGGCACTATGAAGATGGCCTGAAAGATTATCTGGCGGAAGGTGTTAAGGGTTACACCGTTCTGCCTGAAGAACCCTTTACCGGTGAGTTTAAAGCAGAAACCGAAGCGGCAAGCTGGGCGATTATCTGGCAGCCTGAAGGCGGCGATCAGATAACCGAGAGTTACGTTAACCTTATTCCGACCGCGCTGGGCGGAACCCATGTGAACGGGTTACGACAAGGGCTTCTGGATGCCATGCGTGAGTTTTGTGAATTCCGTAATCTGTTGCCTCGCGGAGTTAAGCTGACGGGTGACGATGTGTTTGACCGTTGCTCTTATGTTCTCTCTATCAAAATGCAGGATCCTCAGTTTGCCGGTCAGACTAAAGAGCGCCTCTCTTCCCGTCAGTGTGCTGCCTTTGTATCTGGTGTGGTTAAAGATGCCTTTAGCCTGTGGCTGAATGAGAAGCCGCAGATAGCCGAGTTGATGGCGGAAATGTGTATCGCTAACGCGCATCGCAGAATGAGGGCCAGCAAGAAAGTAGTACGTAAGAAGATCGCTTCAGGTCCTGCATTACCGGGCAAGTTAACAGACTGTTCTGTACAAGACCTTAACCGTACAGAACTGTTTCTGGTGGAAGGGGACTCGGCGGGTGGTTCTGCCAAGCAGGCCCGTGATCGTGAGTTTCAGGCCATAATGCCGCTACGGGGTAAGATTCTGAATACCTGGGAAGTGTCTGCCGATCAGGTGCTTGCTTCTCAGGAAGTACATAATATTTCCGTCGCTCTTGGTATTGACCCCGATAGCGATAACCTTGAAAGCCTTCGTTACGGTAAGGTTTGTATCCTTGCCGATGCGGACTCCGATGGTCTGCATATCGCCACCCTTCTCTGCGCACTGTTTACCCGTCACTTCAGGGCTCTGGTTGAAGCCGGCCATGTGTATGTGGCTATGCCTCCCCTTTATCGTATTGACTGCGGAAAAGAGGTTTTCTACGCACTGGATGATGAGGAGAAAGAGGGGATTCTCGAGCGGCTGAGTAAGAAGAAAGCCAAGATTAATGTGCAGCGATTTAAAGGTCTGGGTGAGATGAACCCGCTACAGTTGCGCGAAACCACTATGGATCCTAATACCCGCCGTCTGGTTCAGCTAACCATTGATGATGATGAGCTGACCAATGAAGTGATGGATATGTTACTGGGTAAGAAGCGTGCTGATGACAGACGTACCTGGTTACAAACAAACGGTGATTTAGCAGAGGTTTAA
- the degS gene encoding outer membrane-stress sensor serine endopeptidase DegS produces MLNYLLRSIALGLATAVVVLLAVPSLRSNIIPANIHNTQSNISELQVSFNDAVRRAAPAVVNIYSRQYTADGKKTLKTQGLGSGVIVSEKGYIITNFHVVAQADQIVVALQDGRIATNTQLVGKDQRTDIAILKIEMANLPTIPLDSEYQAKVGDVVLAIGNPYNLGQTTTFGIISATGRSSISADGRQAFIQTDAAINQGNSGGALVNTQGELVGINTASFQQATDLETYGISFAIPYPLANKIMNKIIADGRVIRGYIGIDGQDVNAMTSRLLGGDYVGAIIVLGVDPSGPAGQAGFMKNDVILTIGDQKINGRQSVLDIVTDLRPGTTIDVGILRDGKEMAVPVIVGELPN; encoded by the coding sequence ATGCTCAATTATTTATTACGCTCCATTGCACTAGGCTTAGCCACTGCTGTTGTGGTTCTTCTTGCTGTCCCGTCACTTCGCAGCAATATTATTCCTGCCAATATTCATAACACTCAAAGCAATATCAGTGAGCTGCAAGTCTCCTTCAATGATGCAGTACGCCGCGCCGCACCGGCAGTGGTCAATATATACAGCCGGCAATATACCGCAGATGGTAAGAAAACACTGAAAACTCAGGGGCTCGGCTCCGGAGTGATTGTTAGTGAAAAAGGCTACATTATTACCAACTTCCATGTTGTTGCTCAGGCAGATCAAATTGTTGTTGCTCTTCAGGACGGCCGTATCGCCACCAATACACAATTGGTAGGTAAAGATCAGAGAACCGATATCGCCATCCTTAAAATTGAAATGGCTAACCTTCCCACTATTCCGCTGGATTCCGAGTATCAGGCTAAAGTGGGTGATGTTGTACTGGCAATCGGCAATCCATATAACTTAGGACAAACCACTACTTTCGGCATTATCTCCGCAACCGGCCGTTCCTCTATCAGTGCTGACGGGCGACAAGCCTTTATTCAGACCGATGCAGCCATCAATCAGGGTAATTCCGGTGGCGCTTTGGTGAATACTCAAGGAGAGTTAGTTGGTATTAATACCGCCTCTTTTCAGCAGGCAACCGATCTTGAAACCTACGGAATTTCCTTTGCCATTCCTTACCCTCTCGCGAATAAAATAATGAATAAAATCATTGCTGACGGACGGGTAATCCGTGGTTATATCGGCATTGATGGTCAGGATGTTAATGCCATGACATCACGTCTGCTAGGAGGAGATTATGTCGGAGCCATTATCGTTCTTGGTGTTGACCCAAGTGGCCCGGCCGGACAGGCTGGCTTTATGAAAAATGATGTGATTTTGACCATAGGCGATCAGAAGATAAACGGCAGACAGAGTGTGCTGGATATTGTCACCGACCTGCGTCCCGGTACAACGATTGATGTCGGCATTCTCAGGGACGGAAAAGAGATGGCAGTGCCTGTTATTGTTGGTGAACTGCCGAATTAA
- the parC gene encoding DNA topoisomerase IV subunit A: MSTEMSFDGVEQLPLRKFTEDAYLNYSMYVIMDRALPYIGDGLKPVQRRIIYAMSELGLSAAAKYKKSARTVGDVLGKYHPHGDSACYEAMVLMAQPFSYRYPLVDGQGNWGAPDDPKSFAAMRYTEAKLSKFAEVLLGELGQGTVEWQPNFDGTMKEPQMLPARLPHILLNGVTGIAVGMATDIPPHNVREVADATIHLIDNPKSELSDIMQYVQGPDYPTEAEIISPKSELEKIYRTGRGSIKARAVWHKEGNDIVITALPHQVSGAKLLEQIASQMRAKKLPMVDDLRDESDHENPTRIVIVARSNRVDCDQLMNHLFASTDLEKSFRVNINMIGLDNRPQVKGLVKILSEWIEFRRATVRRRLQFRLDKILARLHILEGLLVAYLNLDEVIEIIRTEDDPKAVLMERFGITEIQADAILDTKLRHLAKLEEMKIRGEQSELEKERDKLQLLLGSERRMNTLLKKEIKADAEKYGDDRRSPLVERSEAKALTERDLIPSEAITVVLSEKGWIRHAKGHDVDASGLSYKSGDGYLAHACGKSNQQAVFLGSDGRSYSLESHSLPSARSQGEPITGRLNIAEGTSVCQVIMGEENQLWLVGSDAGYGFVCKGADLLSKNRSGKALVNLPENSQVISPKAIQDIDQDEILAITNQGRMLLFPIKDLPQLGKGKGNKIINIPAAKSKSREEMVSHLLSLPKGASVTLFAGKRKLGLKAKDLENFRGERGRRGALLPRGLQRVTRIEIEEVTESAVEDSAE, from the coding sequence ATGTCTACAGAAATGTCATTCGACGGTGTTGAACAGCTTCCGCTGAGAAAATTTACCGAAGATGCTTATCTTAACTATTCCATGTACGTCATTATGGACAGGGCACTGCCTTATATTGGTGACGGACTAAAGCCGGTTCAGCGCCGGATTATTTATGCCATGTCCGAGCTGGGATTGTCGGCGGCTGCCAAGTATAAAAAGTCAGCCCGTACTGTGGGTGACGTACTGGGTAAGTACCATCCACACGGAGATTCAGCCTGTTACGAAGCCATGGTGTTAATGGCTCAGCCGTTCTCTTACCGTTATCCGCTGGTTGACGGACAAGGTAACTGGGGTGCTCCGGACGATCCTAAGTCTTTTGCCGCAATGCGTTATACAGAAGCTAAGCTGTCTAAGTTTGCTGAAGTATTGCTTGGTGAGCTGGGACAGGGAACCGTTGAGTGGCAGCCTAACTTTGACGGCACTATGAAAGAGCCGCAGATGCTGCCGGCCCGTCTGCCACATATTCTGTTAAACGGCGTAACTGGTATTGCTGTCGGTATGGCGACAGATATCCCGCCGCATAACGTGCGTGAAGTCGCCGATGCGACTATTCATCTGATCGACAACCCGAAATCAGAGTTGTCCGATATTATGCAGTATGTTCAGGGGCCGGATTATCCGACAGAAGCCGAGATAATTTCGCCTAAATCTGAGCTGGAAAAAATTTACCGTACCGGACGGGGAAGCATTAAAGCCAGGGCTGTCTGGCATAAAGAAGGTAATGATATCGTCATTACTGCACTGCCACATCAGGTTTCCGGCGCTAAATTGCTTGAGCAGATTGCCTCGCAGATGAGAGCCAAAAAACTGCCTATGGTGGATGATCTGCGTGATGAATCGGATCATGAAAATCCGACCCGTATCGTGATTGTTGCCCGCTCTAACCGTGTAGATTGTGACCAGTTGATGAATCACTTGTTCGCTTCTACGGATCTGGAAAAGAGCTTCCGCGTTAATATCAATATGATCGGTCTGGATAACCGCCCGCAGGTGAAAGGGCTGGTTAAGATTCTCTCTGAATGGATAGAGTTCAGAAGAGCGACCGTTCGTCGTCGTCTGCAGTTCAGACTGGATAAGATTCTGGCACGCTTGCATATTCTGGAAGGTTTGTTAGTTGCTTATCTGAATCTGGACGAGGTGATTGAGATCATCCGTACTGAGGACGACCCGAAAGCTGTATTGATGGAACGTTTCGGCATCACTGAGATTCAGGCGGATGCTATTCTGGATACTAAACTTCGTCACCTGGCCAAGCTGGAAGAGATGAAGATTCGTGGCGAGCAGTCAGAGCTGGAAAAAGAGCGCGATAAGCTGCAACTGCTACTTGGTTCTGAGCGCCGTATGAATACCTTGCTGAAGAAAGAGATCAAAGCCGATGCTGAGAAGTATGGCGATGATCGTCGTTCTCCTCTGGTAGAGCGTAGTGAAGCTAAGGCATTGACTGAGCGTGACCTGATCCCGAGTGAAGCCATTACGGTTGTCTTGTCTGAAAAAGGCTGGATTCGTCATGCTAAAGGCCATGATGTTGATGCTTCAGGACTAAGTTACAAGTCCGGTGACGGCTATCTTGCCCACGCCTGTGGTAAGAGTAATCAGCAGGCTGTCTTCTTAGGCTCAGACGGGCGCAGTTACTCACTGGAGTCTCATTCACTACCGTCAGCAAGAAGTCAGGGCGAGCCGATTACTGGCCGCTTGAATATTGCTGAAGGAACCTCTGTTTGTCAGGTGATTATGGGCGAAGAGAACCAGCTCTGGCTAGTAGGTTCTGATGCCGGTTATGGTTTTGTCTGTAAAGGTGCCGATCTGTTGTCGAAAAACAGAAGTGGCAAAGCTCTGGTAAACCTGCCTGAAAATTCACAGGTGATTTCGCCGAAGGCGATACAGGATATCGATCAGGATGAGATTCTGGCCATTACCAATCAGGGTCGAATGTTACTGTTCCCAATCAAAGATCTGCCTCAGCTAGGTAAAGGTAAAGGGAACAAGATCATCAATATTCCTGCGGCGAAATCGAAGAGCAGAGAAGAGATGGTTTCTCACCTGCTATCCCTGCCGAAAGGCGCTTCTGTTACTCTGTTTGCCGGTAAACGTAAGTTGGGTCTGAAAGCTAAGGATCTGGAAAACTTCCGTGGTGAGAGAGGAAGACGTGGAGCCCTGCTGCCGAGAGGTTTACAGCGTGTTACCCGTATCGAGATAGAAGAAGTAACTGAATCAGCGGTTGAAGATTCAGCGGAATAA
- the hldE gene encoding bifunctional D-glycero-beta-D-manno-heptose-7-phosphate kinase/D-glycero-beta-D-manno-heptose 1-phosphate adenylyltransferase HldE yields the protein MKPILPDYSQSGVLIVGDVMLDRYWYGPTGRISPEAPVPVVKVEDNEERPGGAANVAMNIAALGGGVTVVGLVGEDEPAQVLTDTLSSLKVNCDFVALKDYPTITKLRVMSRGQQLIRLDFEDKFEGTNPELILNKMEAALPQVKSVVLSDYAKGALEHVQQLIQKARKAGVPVFIDPKGADFERYRGATLLTPNMAEFELVVGKVKDEQELVEKGLELIERYDFDALLVTRSEHGMTLLRKGEEPFHLPTLAKEVFDVTGAGDTVISVLAASVAAGKPLDEACALANAAAGVVVGKLGTSTLSTIELAEAIHGSQDTDYGVISESALIEAVKKARSKGEKVVMTNGCFDILHAGHVSYLNHAAELGDRLIVAVNTDESVKRLKGPGRPVNPTDRRMAVLAGLGAVDWVVPFGEDTPQRLISEVLPSLLVKGGDYKPEEIAGGKEVIAAGGEVKVLNFEEGVSTTEIIKAIQGGKG from the coding sequence ATGAAACCGATACTGCCGGATTACAGCCAGTCGGGTGTACTTATTGTTGGCGATGTGATGCTGGATCGTTACTGGTATGGTCCTACCGGGCGGATATCACCAGAAGCGCCGGTCCCTGTTGTTAAAGTAGAAGACAACGAAGAGCGTCCGGGTGGTGCGGCAAACGTAGCGATGAATATTGCTGCCCTGGGGGGCGGTGTGACGGTAGTTGGTTTGGTTGGTGAAGATGAACCTGCACAGGTGTTGACTGACACCCTGAGTTCACTGAAGGTGAACTGCGATTTTGTCGCCCTGAAAGATTATCCGACTATTACCAAACTCAGAGTAATGAGTCGCGGACAGCAGCTGATTCGTCTTGATTTTGAAGATAAGTTTGAAGGTACCAACCCAGAGTTGATCCTTAATAAGATGGAAGCCGCTCTGCCTCAGGTTAAATCTGTTGTTCTTTCTGACTATGCCAAAGGTGCCCTTGAGCATGTTCAGCAATTGATCCAAAAAGCCAGAAAAGCAGGTGTTCCGGTATTTATCGATCCTAAAGGAGCTGACTTCGAACGTTACCGTGGTGCAACACTACTTACACCGAATATGGCTGAATTTGAGTTGGTTGTCGGCAAAGTAAAAGATGAGCAGGAGTTGGTGGAGAAAGGTCTGGAGCTGATTGAACGCTATGACTTTGATGCCCTGCTGGTCACCCGCAGTGAACACGGTATGACCCTGCTGCGTAAGGGAGAAGAACCTTTCCATCTGCCGACTCTGGCAAAAGAGGTGTTTGATGTAACCGGTGCCGGTGATACGGTGATCTCGGTACTGGCTGCTTCTGTAGCGGCCGGTAAGCCTCTCGATGAAGCGTGTGCTCTGGCGAATGCCGCTGCTGGTGTCGTGGTCGGAAAACTGGGTACGTCGACCCTGTCAACTATCGAACTGGCAGAAGCGATTCATGGCAGTCAGGATACCGACTACGGCGTTATCTCCGAAAGTGCCCTGATCGAGGCGGTTAAGAAGGCCCGCTCTAAGGGAGAGAAGGTGGTGATGACCAATGGATGCTTTGATATCCTGCACGCCGGTCATGTCTCTTATCTTAACCACGCGGCAGAGCTGGGTGACCGACTGATTGTTGCAGTTAATACAGATGAGTCTGTAAAGCGTCTGAAAGGGCCGGGGCGTCCGGTGAACCCTACTGACAGACGTATGGCGGTACTGGCCGGATTAGGTGCTGTCGACTGGGTGGTTCCTTTTGGTGAAGATACACCACAGAGACTGATCTCTGAAGTGCTTCCAAGCTTGTTAGTAAAAGGTGGCGATTATAAACCGGAAGAGATTGCCGGCGGTAAAGAGGTGATTGCTGCAGGTGGAGAAGTTAAAGTGCTTAACTTTGAAGAAGGTGTCTCTACCACTGAAATCATTAAAGCAATTCAGGGCGGTAAAGGTTAA
- the cpdA gene encoding 3',5'-cyclic-AMP phosphodiesterase, giving the protein MKFSAASDNSSIQLLQITDTHLFSDTDGCLLSVNTLESFHAVVDEIIQSDICFDAILATGDISQDHTAESYQRFEQVIAPLTKPCFWLPGNHDFKPSMQSILPSAQVQADTHVLAGEHWQIILLDSQVKGVPHGKLSEQQLAFLDEKLSENPSLHSLVLLHHHPVLVGSAWLDQHTLSEAENLWAVVAKHQNVKGLLCGHVHQDYDQVHHGVRVITTPSTCVQFKPDSQDFALDGLSPGWRTLELFNDGSIKTKVYRLPNGRFLPDFASSGY; this is encoded by the coding sequence TTGAAATTTTCAGCAGCCTCAGACAATAGCAGCATTCAGTTATTGCAGATCACAGACACTCATCTGTTTTCTGATACTGACGGGTGTCTGCTGAGTGTTAATACTTTAGAGAGCTTTCATGCTGTTGTTGACGAGATCATTCAGAGTGATATCTGTTTTGATGCCATTCTTGCAACTGGTGATATCTCACAAGATCATACTGCTGAGTCCTATCAGAGGTTTGAGCAGGTTATTGCTCCGTTGACAAAACCTTGCTTCTGGTTGCCGGGAAATCACGATTTTAAACCGAGTATGCAGAGCATACTCCCTTCTGCGCAGGTGCAGGCAGACACACATGTATTAGCCGGTGAACACTGGCAGATTATTCTGTTGGACAGTCAGGTAAAAGGCGTTCCTCACGGTAAGTTAAGTGAACAACAACTGGCTTTCTTAGATGAAAAATTGTCAGAAAACCCATCTTTGCACTCGCTGGTACTATTACACCATCACCCGGTATTAGTCGGCAGTGCATGGCTGGATCAACACACCCTTAGCGAAGCAGAAAACCTTTGGGCCGTTGTGGCGAAACATCAGAACGTTAAAGGGTTACTCTGCGGACATGTTCATCAGGATTATGATCAGGTTCATCACGGAGTCAGGGTTATCACCACTCCTTCTACCTGTGTTCAGTTTAAACCTGACTCTCAGGATTTTGCTCTGGACGGGCTTTCTCCCGGCTGGAGAACTCTTGAACTGTTTAATGACGGCAGTATAAAGACTAAGGTTTATCGTCTGCCCAATGGTCGTTTTCTTCCTGATTTTGCATCAAGTGGCTACTGA